Proteins from a genomic interval of Desulfovibrio sp.:
- a CDS encoding BamA/TamA family outer membrane protein, which produces MFCILGATETQRPRGLVVLQLLAALVLLACVGGCGLLARAPAEEPQPAPPGLETAWQGKPVPYKVRIKVQNGPDSLAGQMKASSQLVQLAKEPPDSMLALERRARADTASAQSLLHSQGYYDGTATFEMDRESTPVGVELILSPGKRYSLGRADVYYDPEPVIPQYFRNRQREVGFWGLETEPVPPPSFPKVLPGVAVGKPVAADDLLAAVNALPEALRRQGYPLAKIADTSFTLDREATRLNADILVRPGPPALMGHIEVRGAKEVSAEYVQRLAPWNSAEEPWNSDMVEDYANKLRALGLFRTVEAKPLEDQLASGAGRDGAAVLPLEVTVAEAPFRSVGASARYDTDTGLGVEGMWEHRNFFGNGEKLTVSAPFATETQGLKAAFEKPAFLAREQKLLVTGSTLRENTSAYEKIAGTGTGDIERRLSRQWWGSAGLGGESGSIKDNEQDPKGYGFFGPRLGLRRDTRNNVLNPSDGSELAIKFKPYTGFYGESFNVMTGVISASGYYAPFRKDGLPDDKLVLAGRVEAGALAGMGLRSIPASLRYYTGGSGSVRGYAYQSLGPRDHKDEPLGGRSYQVVNLEARYKITDDFGIVPFLDGGMVYRDELPRIIGDMSWGTGLGFRYFTPIGPVRLDVGFPLQPIDGDPPVQIYVSIGQSF; this is translated from the coding sequence ATGTTTTGTATTCTTGGCGCAACAGAAACACAACGGCCACGGGGTCTGGTGGTGCTGCAACTGCTTGCGGCCCTGGTTCTGCTTGCGTGCGTCGGAGGCTGCGGCCTGTTGGCCCGCGCCCCGGCAGAAGAGCCTCAACCGGCTCCGCCAGGGCTTGAAACCGCCTGGCAGGGCAAGCCAGTGCCCTACAAGGTGCGCATCAAGGTGCAGAACGGGCCAGATTCCCTGGCCGGACAGATGAAGGCCTCAAGCCAGCTCGTGCAACTTGCCAAGGAACCGCCCGACAGCATGCTGGCGCTGGAAAGGCGTGCCCGCGCAGATACTGCCAGCGCGCAGAGCCTGCTGCACTCGCAGGGCTACTATGACGGCACGGCCACGTTTGAAATGGACAGGGAATCCACCCCCGTTGGCGTGGAGCTCATCCTTTCGCCGGGCAAGCGTTACAGTCTGGGGCGCGCAGACGTGTACTACGACCCGGAACCCGTCATTCCGCAATATTTTCGCAACCGTCAGCGTGAGGTTGGCTTTTGGGGGCTGGAAACAGAACCCGTGCCGCCGCCTTCCTTCCCCAAGGTTTTGCCGGGGGTTGCTGTTGGCAAGCCCGTTGCCGCCGATGACCTGCTGGCAGCGGTAAACGCCCTGCCCGAAGCTCTGCGGCGGCAGGGATACCCGCTGGCCAAAATTGCCGACACAAGCTTCACGCTCGACCGCGAGGCAACCAGACTCAATGCCGATATTCTGGTGCGCCCTGGGCCGCCTGCGCTCATGGGCCACATTGAGGTGCGCGGGGCCAAAGAAGTCAGCGCTGAATATGTGCAGCGGCTGGCTCCCTGGAACAGTGCCGAAGAACCCTGGAATTCGGACATGGTTGAGGACTACGCCAACAAACTGCGTGCCCTCGGCCTGTTCCGCACTGTGGAAGCCAAACCCCTTGAAGATCAGCTTGCCAGTGGCGCGGGGCGCGACGGTGCAGCCGTGCTGCCGCTGGAAGTAACCGTGGCCGAAGCGCCATTCCGCTCGGTGGGGGCCAGTGCCCGTTACGATACCGATACCGGTCTTGGCGTGGAAGGCATGTGGGAGCACCGCAACTTTTTTGGCAATGGCGAAAAACTTACGGTGAGCGCGCCGTTTGCCACCGAAACCCAGGGACTCAAGGCGGCCTTCGAAAAACCGGCCTTTCTGGCGCGTGAGCAAAAGCTGCTGGTAACGGGCTCTACCCTGCGTGAAAATACCAGCGCCTATGAAAAAATTGCGGGCACGGGCACAGGCGATATCGAAAGACGGCTCTCGCGCCAGTGGTGGGGCAGTGCCGGGCTTGGCGGCGAAAGCGGCTCCATCAAGGACAACGAACAGGACCCCAAGGGCTACGGATTTTTTGGCCCCCGGCTGGGCCTGCGGCGTGACACGCGCAACAATGTGCTCAATCCTTCCGACGGGTCGGAACTGGCCATCAAGTTCAAGCCGTATACCGGCTTTTATGGCGAATCGTTCAATGTCATGACCGGCGTGATTTCGGCCAGCGGGTACTACGCGCCATTTCGCAAAGACGGCCTGCCGGACGACAAACTCGTGCTGGCGGGCAGGGTAGAGGCCGGTGCCCTCGCAGGCATGGGGCTGCGCAGTATCCCCGCCAGTTTGCGCTATTACACCGGCGGGTCGGGTTCTGTGCGGGGCTATGCCTACCAGTCGCTGGGGCCGCGTGACCATAAGGACGAACCTTTGGGCGGGCGCTCGTATCAGGTAGTAAACCTTGAAGCCCGCTACAAGATTACGGACGATTTCGGCATTGTTCCCTTTCTTGATGGCGGCATGGTCTACAGGGACGAATTGCCGCGCATTATTGGCGACATGAGCTGGGGCACGGGCCTTGGATTTCGCTATTTCACGCCCATTGGACCTGTGCGGTTGGATGTGGGCTTTCCCCTGCAACCCATTGACGGCGACCCCCCAGTGCAGATTTATGTCAGCATAGGGCAATCTTTCTGA
- the thiM gene encoding hydroxyethylthiazole kinase: MECFGEILDIVRRKTPVVHSITNYVTVNDCANMILAAGGSPIMADDAAEVEQIVSLSSALVINIGTLNARTVASMLAAGRRANALNIPVVLDPVGAGASDLRNETLRTLLQEVRFTVIKGNSSEIRFLAGEKATARGVDADEGVLVSEENLGAAARMAQDLSTATGAIVIVSGRIDIVAHPRGAWAVSNGDPLMTRITGSGCMTAVVVGCCVGAAPAELPQACLCAVCAMGVAGEIASENMAAVGGGTGTYRTMLLDAMSTLDGPAITCRANVKHIL; this comes from the coding sequence ATGGAATGTTTTGGGGAAATTCTGGATATCGTACGCCGCAAAACCCCCGTGGTGCACAGTATTACCAACTATGTAACCGTCAATGACTGCGCCAACATGATTCTGGCCGCTGGCGGCTCGCCCATTATGGCCGACGACGCTGCCGAAGTGGAACAGATCGTGAGCCTAAGCTCGGCACTGGTCATCAACATAGGCACGCTCAACGCGCGCACTGTGGCCTCCATGCTGGCCGCTGGCAGGCGCGCCAACGCCCTGAATATTCCCGTGGTGCTCGATCCCGTAGGCGCGGGAGCCTCCGACCTGCGCAACGAAACCCTGCGCACCCTGCTGCAGGAAGTTCGCTTTACCGTCATCAAGGGCAACAGCTCTGAAATCCGCTTTCTGGCCGGTGAAAAAGCCACGGCGCGCGGCGTGGACGCAGACGAGGGGGTTCTGGTTTCAGAAGAAAACCTCGGCGCTGCGGCCCGCATGGCTCAGGACCTGAGCACGGCCACTGGTGCCATTGTCATCGTGAGCGGCCGCATTGATATTGTGGCCCACCCCAGAGGGGCCTGGGCCGTGAGCAACGGCGACCCGCTCATGACGCGCATTACCGGTTCTGGCTGCATGACAGCCGTGGTGGTGGGCTGCTGCGTGGGTGCCGCCCCGGCAGAGCTGCCCCAGGCATGCCTGTGCGCGGTGTGCGCCATGGGCGTGGCCGGAGAAATAGCCTCTGAAAACATGGCTGCCGTAGGCGGCGGCACAGGAACCTACCGCACCATGCTGCTGGACGCCATGAGCACGCTTGACGGCCCCGCCATAACCTGCCGGGCCAATGTGAAACACATTCTCTAG
- a CDS encoding DsrE family protein, producing MNYDLCLHMDSKDPAILRLVLRNAANYIKALPEERFQLVVVANGPAVTQFVKGNEEFRAIAAPLQDQGLRILLCANALADNNIDHADIWPGCDVVPAGLVEIVRLQREGFAYIKP from the coding sequence ATGAATTATGATCTCTGCCTGCACATGGACAGCAAGGACCCCGCAATCCTGCGCCTTGTTCTTCGTAATGCGGCCAACTATATCAAGGCCCTGCCAGAAGAACGCTTTCAGCTCGTAGTTGTGGCCAACGGCCCCGCCGTTACCCAGTTTGTCAAAGGCAATGAAGAATTCCGCGCCATAGCGGCCCCTCTGCAAGATCAGGGGCTGCGCATCCTGCTGTGCGCCAACGCCCTGGCCGACAACAATATTGACCATGCAGACATCTGGCCCGGCTGCGACGTTGTTCCCGCTGGTCTGGTGGAAATTGTCCGTCTGCAGCGCGAGGGCTTTGCCTACATCAAACCCTAG